Below is a genomic region from Flammeovirgaceae bacterium SG7u.111.
TCAACCGCTCTATTGCCCCACCATTTGGAGAGATAAACACTCTTCCGAAATCGAGGTTTTCCAAAAAGCTTCTAAATGTTTTGCCATAGAACAAATGGGGAAAGTCCTTTGAACCATTTTCTAGCACAAAAATGATGTTCTTGCCTTTTTGGGCTAAGGCTTGTGCAATTTGTTCTTCTTTGTTTGCAGGGTTTATTTCAAAAATCTTGTATCGATCTTGTTGGGCACACCAGTCAAGTTGGGCTTGGGGGAAATTTTCTCCACGTTCTACTACCGCAACCAACGTATCCACCGGGCCAGGAGAGGCAGGAGGAGAAGGTTTCATGAGTTTGCCAGAGTGTTGGAAGTATGCGCAGATAGCTTCTGCCATTCCCGAGCTTCCGGCCAAGAGTTGCGTCCCTTGCTTTTTGAGCTCGCACACCAGTTTCCCCACTTCTTGGAGGTGCTCTTCTTTAAGAATATCAAACAAAATGAATTCGCCCGATTCAGTATGCAAGTCTCTGAAAGATTCTACCCAATTAGCATTATCTTTTATTTCCAATGAAAACACATCGAAAAGTTTGACAGGCCTGTAGGTTTGTTTGGCTAAGATGGCTTGCACATCGCTGTTGGAGGCAGTATTTGCGTCCTTTTTTAGCATTTGGTAATTACCTTTTTCCTTTTTGAACAGGCAGCCAAAAACACTTAAACAGTTTTCGGAAGGGGCCGCCATTAGCAGGGGAATGAAGTTAGAAGGATAAAATTCGTAGGCGAGGTCAATGGCATGGCCGATGCTTCCGTGGGAAGGTTCTGCATGAAGTGCATAATCGGTAACATACTGGAAAAAACCCGCATTAAGGTCGCTTATATCTTCCAAAACCTCGGGCAGCTTTTCTTCCATTTCCTCAGGAGACATTTGCGCACTATTTCCCAAAAGACCTAACGCGCCAATTCTGCCAAAAAGTTGGTTTTGGTTCCATTCGTCTTTCAACCTGAACTTTTCTACAGTAGAAGCGCTAGGAGCTTGTGTGAATAAGGCTACGGGCAAGCCGTTGAGGGCAAGCTTCATGGAAAAATCGAGGGAAGAAGCTAGGCTTTCGCCATAAAAACCGAGTAAAATCTGTGAGTCGCGCATAGTTATGCTGTTTAAGTTGGTTATTGGTCTTGTCGATAACTGTTTCAAATAAAAATGAGTAAAAAAAATCCAGTGTTATCGACTATTAATTTAATTATTAGATTTGCTTAATAAAAATTCTGTAGGAAGAACTTTTAGGTTTATCCAAGTTTTTCATTCATTTCATAACTAATCAATCATTCATCAAATCACATAATCTATTATGAAATTGGTCACAAAACATGTACACATAACTATTCTAGGGCTGCTTATCGGCATGGGCTTAGTAGGATGTGACAAAAAAGTACAAGAAGGAGCTGAGACGGCTGCTCACGATCATGATGGGCATGACCACGACCATGCAGCAGAAGAAGCTGAAATGCAAGAAGTTGCCAGCTCTGATTCTAAGCTGTTGGTTAGCTATTTTGCCTTAAAAGATGCATTAGTGGCTACCGATGTAGAAGCGGCGACAGCAGCAGCAAAAGAACTAGCAGAAAATTCAGATAATATCATTAAATCCAGTGCAGAAGCGGTTGCTTCGGTAAGCGATGTGGAAGCGCAAAGAATCGCTTTCGAGTCGGTTTCGAAAGAAGTGTATAAATATGTGAAGGCACAAGGCTCTAACATAGATGTGTATAAGCAGTATTGCCCAATGGCTTTCAACAATACGGGAGCTTTTTGGCTAAGCGATAAAGAGGAAGTATTGAATCCTTACTTTGGCGATAAAATGCTAAAATGCGGTAAGGTAGAAGAGGTGATAGCTTCTAAGTAAGTATGTTGCAAGATAGATTAAACGCCCCTAGGGAAATCCTAGGAGCGTTTTTTGTTTACAAAGCTTTCACAGGTACGCAAATATCCACGATGATCTTTCCATCCCTTGGTGGTTCTGGGTACACCTCGAAGCAAAGACCGTCCGCAGGTTGGTAGCCACTTTGGGGAAGCCAAGTTCCGAAAACCCAGCCCCAAGCTTGTTCAAATTCCATTTCCCCAAGCTCGAACCTAGCTACTATATGCTTGCCGGGCTGCAGTTCCATTTTCCCGATTTCCCCCTCGGTCTTGGTGTCGGCAGGAACGTTGATTCCTACGCTCATGCGGAGCTTGTCTTCATCGGTCACGCTCGGGTCGTCGTGATAGACCACCACTGTTTTCAAATCGTGCTGCGCCATGAGCCCTCGTGGGCCTGCCCAAGCATAAACCTTGTTGAAAAGGCTTTCAAACAGTTTGCCATCTCCTTTGTAAGGTCCTGTGTGGCGTACGTAAGCTAGATGAGTTGTAGGAAGTTCGAGCACTTCCACGCTTTTGTTTTGTTCCATAGTAGATTTCCATTTAATAGTTTTTGATTCGTTACAAAAGTACAGGGAAACCTCTCCAGCCGATTGACGGGAATTGCTATGCATTTGACTTATATTGCTTTCTTCTTTTTTGGCTCGCCACTGGGTAGGCGTGTGGCCAAAAAAGCTCTTGAAATTGCGGGAGAAAATGGAAAGGTCAGTAAACCCGCAGATGATGGCAATTTCCGAAATGGACTTCGTGGGGTTGGTGGCCAGGAGGCTTGCGGCGCGCTCCAGCCTCACCCTATTGATGAACTGGAAAGGGCTTTCACCCACCATCCCAAAAAACACCCTATGGAAATGGAACTTGGAAAAACTAGCCACTTCGGCCAGCTCT
It encodes:
- a CDS encoding AraC family transcriptional regulator, which gives rise to MSSNKKQAQVREYTARINKVFDHIDSNLDKQFTLEELAEVASFSKFHFHRVFFGMVGESPFQFINRVRLERAASLLATNPTKSISEIAIICGFTDLSIFSRNFKSFFGHTPTQWRAKKEESNISQMHSNSRQSAGEVSLYFCNESKTIKWKSTMEQNKSVEVLELPTTHLAYVRHTGPYKGDGKLFESLFNKVYAWAGPRGLMAQHDLKTVVVYHDDPSVTDEDKLRMSVGINVPADTKTEGEIGKMELQPGKHIVARFELGEMEFEQAWGWVFGTWLPQSGYQPADGLCFEVYPEPPRDGKIIVDICVPVKAL
- a CDS encoding DUF3347 domain-containing protein, translated to MKLVTKHVHITILGLLIGMGLVGCDKKVQEGAETAAHDHDGHDHDHAAEEAEMQEVASSDSKLLVSYFALKDALVATDVEAATAAAKELAENSDNIIKSSAEAVASVSDVEAQRIAFESVSKEVYKYVKAQGSNIDVYKQYCPMAFNNTGAFWLSDKEEVLNPYFGDKMLKCGKVEEVIASK
- a CDS encoding four-carbon acid sugar kinase family protein, producing MRDSQILLGFYGESLASSLDFSMKLALNGLPVALFTQAPSASTVEKFRLKDEWNQNQLFGRIGALGLLGNSAQMSPEEMEEKLPEVLEDISDLNAGFFQYVTDYALHAEPSHGSIGHAIDLAYEFYPSNFIPLLMAAPSENCLSVFGCLFKKEKGNYQMLKKDANTASNSDVQAILAKQTYRPVKLFDVFSLEIKDNANWVESFRDLHTESGEFILFDILKEEHLQEVGKLVCELKKQGTQLLAGSSGMAEAICAYFQHSGKLMKPSPPASPGPVDTLVAVVERGENFPQAQLDWCAQQDRYKIFEINPANKEEQIAQALAQKGKNIIFVLENGSKDFPHLFYGKTFRSFLENLDFGRVFISPNGGAIERLSKMDVQAMETLYPLGYGLPICLLHSTRDIFNNKQLVIGDISSQKEDFIERIRIGK